One genomic window of Stigmatella ashevillena includes the following:
- a CDS encoding DUF4388 domain-containing protein: protein MPGLSGDFATMPLRDAVSYLGNRRSSGVLRVQRPGVFKELTLSQGAVISASSNQPREFLGQFLINMGHLTEDQLGRAFETQRVTDMLLGKILVMQGIIPEPTVQNTLNLKFREMLLDAFQWVEGEFLFEARDVVPLGEGLDVRVDLQDIHREGEFRETAWQAIRAVFPSGKARLVVDERRLPDSRQPGSRDERLVTHIKEGLTIDEMALALHASDFYLYQRLYALYRQEAVKVREDPPPPPAAPPQPAPTIIGSESPVEEILHAARMFLDNCNFRDAEALARRAYEVAPSSQTAELLKSAETSLHEALRLLLMEPAQVPSLLLPQAQLKTMPLSAPERYLLSRINGTRDVAAIVRVSPLHELDALKYLQGFVDSGFVKLTPA from the coding sequence ATGCCCGGATTGTCAGGCGACTTCGCGACGATGCCCCTTCGGGACGCCGTCAGCTATCTGGGGAACCGGCGCAGTTCCGGTGTGCTCCGGGTGCAACGTCCCGGCGTCTTCAAGGAGCTGACGCTGAGCCAGGGCGCCGTCATCAGCGCCAGCTCGAACCAGCCCCGGGAATTCCTGGGCCAGTTCCTCATCAACATGGGGCACCTGACCGAGGACCAGCTGGGCCGGGCCTTCGAGACGCAGCGCGTAACGGACATGCTGCTAGGGAAGATCCTCGTGATGCAGGGCATCATCCCGGAGCCCACGGTCCAGAACACCCTGAACCTCAAGTTCCGGGAGATGCTGCTGGACGCCTTTCAGTGGGTGGAGGGCGAGTTCCTGTTCGAGGCGAGGGACGTGGTGCCCCTGGGCGAGGGGTTGGATGTGCGGGTGGATCTGCAGGACATCCATCGAGAGGGGGAGTTTCGGGAAACCGCATGGCAGGCCATCCGGGCGGTGTTTCCTTCCGGCAAGGCGCGGCTGGTGGTGGACGAGCGCCGCCTGCCCGACTCCCGCCAGCCGGGGAGCCGCGATGAGCGGCTGGTGACCCACATCAAGGAGGGGCTGACGATCGACGAGATGGCGCTGGCCCTCCACGCCTCGGATTTCTACCTCTATCAGCGCCTCTACGCGCTCTACCGCCAAGAGGCGGTGAAGGTGCGAGAGGACCCTCCCCCTCCCCCTGCCGCGCCCCCGCAGCCCGCGCCCACCATCATCGGCTCGGAGTCCCCGGTCGAGGAGATCCTCCACGCCGCGCGCATGTTCCTGGACAACTGCAACTTCCGGGATGCCGAGGCCCTGGCCCGCCGCGCCTACGAGGTCGCGCCGTCATCGCAAACGGCGGAGCTGCTGAAGAGCGCGGAGACCTCCCTGCATGAAGCGCTGCGGCTGCTGCTGATGGAGCCGGCGCAGGTGCCCTCGCTGCTCCTGCCCCAAGCCCAGCTCAAGACGATGCCGCTCAGCGCCCCGGAGCGCTACCTGCTGTCGCGCATCAACGGCACCCGGGACGTGGCCGCCATCGTGCGGGTCTCGCCGCTCCACGAGTTGGATGCACTCAAGTACCTCCAAGGCTTCGTGGACAGCGGCTTCGTGAAGCTCACCCCCGCCTGA
- a CDS encoding glutaredoxin family protein, protein MRVDIYSKPACSLCDAALEVVERVRARIPFELRLISILEDPALVAAYRYDIPVVFINEQLAFKHRVEEAELEAYLLQVLSGTQVAHSRAQDE, encoded by the coding sequence ATGAGGGTGGATATCTACTCGAAACCCGCCTGCTCGCTGTGCGACGCGGCCCTGGAGGTGGTGGAGCGGGTGCGCGCTCGCATCCCCTTCGAACTGCGGCTCATCAGCATCCTGGAGGATCCGGCGCTCGTGGCTGCCTACCGCTATGACATCCCCGTGGTGTTCATCAATGAGCAACTGGCCTTCAAGCACCGGGTGGAGGAGGCCGAGCTCGAGGCCTACCTGCTCCAGGTGCTGAGTGGCACACAGGTTGCTCATTCTCGGGCACAGGATGAGTAA
- a CDS encoding penicillin-binding transpeptidase domain-containing protein, which yields MPRSQALLVTLLPLALVLGAMGTASTASEVPDSIESPDASVLAVEAALDAGTGEPDAGPPLLGLVPPAPVPARASAPPITQLRPLARKDDLLAQSRLSGGRLVMPPGKGGATLTVDPALQGQLTRIMQDYQVPYGAAVVIEPSSGRVLALAEHSQTDPSMRGLTTRAVFPAASIFKIVTGSALLEAGVSPTEESCFHGGKRGLTEKLLEDSGRDGACHTLSSAMGKSANVVFAKLTRKYLSADALRRMAARLRFNRPISFPIPTDVSLASIPEDEFGLANTGAGFGDVYLSPLHGAALAAASATGVWRDPVLFETVPDASVAPAEEVLSPEVTRALTGMLEETVTHGTARRIFRERAFRVEGAVGKTGTLADKNPFRDYSWFVGFAPKDHPRVAVAAVIVNEPLWRIRATWLGREAMRLALERFPAPVAPKQAPLVAEPTPPPNEPPSGLQTVSTAAAQEPEEAEAPALEEVPPQESPASVNASAPIP from the coding sequence ATGCCTCGCTCCCAAGCCCTCCTTGTGACGTTGCTACCCCTCGCCCTCGTCCTGGGGGCGATGGGAACCGCCTCCACTGCCTCGGAGGTCCCGGACTCCATTGAATCCCCGGACGCCAGCGTCCTGGCGGTGGAAGCCGCCTTGGACGCGGGCACGGGTGAGCCCGATGCAGGCCCTCCCTTGTTGGGGCTGGTGCCTCCCGCGCCCGTTCCTGCCCGGGCCAGTGCGCCTCCCATCACCCAGCTGCGTCCTCTGGCCCGCAAGGACGACTTGCTCGCTCAGTCCCGGTTGAGTGGCGGACGGCTCGTCATGCCCCCCGGGAAGGGGGGAGCCACCTTGACCGTGGACCCTGCGCTCCAGGGTCAGCTCACCCGCATCATGCAGGACTACCAGGTGCCTTACGGGGCCGCGGTGGTGATCGAACCCTCCTCAGGGCGGGTGCTGGCGCTGGCGGAGCACTCCCAGACCGATCCCTCGATGCGAGGGCTGACCACCCGCGCGGTGTTCCCCGCGGCCAGCATCTTCAAGATCGTCACCGGAAGCGCGCTCCTGGAGGCCGGGGTGTCTCCCACCGAAGAGTCCTGCTTCCACGGGGGCAAGCGCGGGTTGACCGAGAAGCTTTTGGAGGACAGTGGCCGGGATGGCGCCTGCCATACGTTGTCCTCCGCCATGGGCAAGAGCGCCAATGTTGTCTTCGCCAAGCTCACCCGGAAGTACCTCTCCGCGGATGCGCTGCGGCGGATGGCGGCGCGGCTTCGCTTCAATCGCCCCATTTCCTTTCCCATCCCCACGGATGTCTCGCTCGCGTCCATCCCCGAGGATGAATTCGGGCTGGCCAACACCGGGGCCGGGTTCGGCGATGTGTACCTTTCTCCCCTGCACGGCGCGGCGCTCGCCGCCGCCTCGGCCACGGGCGTGTGGAGAGACCCTGTCCTCTTCGAGACTGTGCCGGATGCCTCGGTCGCTCCCGCCGAGGAGGTGTTGTCGCCGGAGGTGACGCGCGCCCTCACGGGGATGTTGGAAGAGACGGTGACCCATGGCACGGCCCGGCGCATCTTCCGGGAGAGGGCCTTCCGGGTGGAGGGGGCCGTGGGCAAGACGGGCACGCTGGCGGACAAGAATCCGTTCCGGGACTACTCGTGGTTCGTGGGCTTCGCGCCGAAGGACCATCCCCGGGTGGCGGTGGCCGCCGTCATCGTCAATGAGCCGCTCTGGCGTATCCGGGCCACGTGGCTGGGGCGCGAGGCGATGCGCCTGGCCCTGGAGCGGTTTCCCGCGCCGGTGGCTCCCAAGCAGGCTCCCTTGGTCGCAGAGCCGACGCCACCCCCCAACGAGCCTCCCTCAGGGCTCCAGACAGTCTCCACCGCCGCCGCCCAGGAACCCGAGGAGGCCGAGGCCCCTGCGCTGGAAGAGGTTCCTCCGCAGGAGTCTCCCGCCTCGGTGAACGCCTCGGCGCCCATTCCGTGA
- a CDS encoding GGDEF domain-containing protein → MGLQPTALVVEPRAEDLERTRALLGEAGFRVVPLTRFEAVAPIFEVIRPDVVVLAAHGPEFAAVAVVRRLRQMGAAPVPVFYLVDPDQPEAWRFCLEKGLGVDMVPRTLPGNELALRLHSVLRLRDEVLRAKESGEAATSSALHDELTGVYNRPFLLAMLAQEARRSERYGGPFSVMACAPQGYRAFCKQHGEAMGERLLVYTAVVLGQTVRESDVVARVSGEEFALLLPAMEEDALPGLLARIATRFELARFQVEGKALKISLLLGAVSFPDMVGTPAQLLSAAIQEMRRSRDVRRWDVGMSRLSV, encoded by the coding sequence TTGGGACTTCAGCCGACCGCGCTCGTGGTGGAGCCGCGGGCCGAGGATCTGGAGCGGACCCGGGCTTTGCTCGGGGAGGCCGGGTTTCGCGTGGTGCCCCTCACGCGCTTCGAGGCCGTCGCTCCGATCTTCGAGGTCATCCGTCCCGACGTGGTGGTGCTCGCCGCCCATGGACCGGAGTTCGCGGCGGTGGCGGTGGTGCGCAGGCTGCGGCAGATGGGGGCGGCGCCGGTGCCCGTGTTCTACCTGGTGGACCCGGACCAGCCGGAGGCGTGGCGGTTCTGCCTGGAGAAGGGCCTGGGCGTGGACATGGTGCCGCGCACCTTGCCGGGAAACGAACTGGCGCTCCGGCTGCACTCGGTGCTCCGGCTGCGGGATGAGGTGCTGCGCGCCAAGGAGTCGGGAGAGGCGGCCACGTCCTCGGCGCTGCACGATGAGCTCACCGGCGTCTACAACAGGCCGTTCCTGCTGGCGATGCTCGCGCAGGAAGCGCGGCGCTCGGAGCGCTACGGAGGCCCCTTTTCCGTGATGGCCTGCGCGCCCCAAGGTTACCGGGCGTTCTGTAAGCAGCATGGCGAGGCCATGGGGGAGCGGTTGCTGGTCTACACTGCGGTGGTGTTGGGGCAGACGGTGCGCGAGTCGGATGTGGTGGCGCGCGTGTCCGGCGAGGAGTTCGCCCTGCTCCTGCCCGCGATGGAAGAGGACGCACTGCCCGGGCTGCTCGCGCGCATCGCCACGAGGTTCGAGCTGGCGCGGTTTCAGGTTGAAGGCAAGGCGTTGAAGATTTCGTTGTTGCTGGGGGCCGTGAGCTTCCCGGACATGGTGGGGACGCCCGCGCAGCTGTTGAGCGCGGCGATCCAGGAGATGAGAAGGTCGCGCGATGTGCGCCGGTGGGACGTGGGGATGAGTCGGCTATCGGTTTGA
- a CDS encoding ABC transporter permease, which yields MRRTLDGLKEIAVIWSAETRRAVRSGRVVVLLGLYSMFSVLVLLIVGSIANALRDEVSARLADSGNGAEAATAVAAEMKKSFLGVLAGNDPAMMEALSQVPVVVLVVFKITLLFLPVYVALMGFDQLSGEVGPRSIRYVTVRARRSSLMMGKFLVQASLLVGLVLVIDLGVFLYARITNPDFTVSSLALNLVKYWLAAIVFSLAYVALTTFCSSLFRSPAVSLVFNFVLLFSFWLMDVVGRAYEGQFLGFARFVTPSYYSANLLHPRLSEFGISGLAYAGFALLFLGGAHAVLRARDL from the coding sequence GTGCGCCGCACTTTGGACGGACTGAAAGAAATCGCGGTGATCTGGAGCGCGGAGACGCGCCGGGCCGTGCGAAGCGGGCGCGTGGTGGTGCTGCTGGGCCTCTACAGCATGTTCTCGGTGCTGGTGCTCCTCATCGTGGGCTCCATCGCCAATGCCCTTCGCGACGAGGTGAGCGCGCGGTTGGCGGACTCGGGCAACGGCGCCGAGGCGGCCACCGCGGTAGCCGCGGAGATGAAGAAGAGCTTCCTGGGCGTCCTGGCAGGGAACGATCCGGCGATGATGGAGGCGCTCTCCCAGGTCCCTGTCGTCGTGCTGGTGGTCTTCAAGATCACCCTGCTGTTCCTGCCCGTCTATGTGGCGCTGATGGGGTTTGATCAGCTCAGCGGCGAGGTGGGGCCGCGCTCCATCCGCTACGTCACCGTGCGCGCGCGCCGCTCCTCGCTGATGATGGGCAAGTTCCTGGTGCAGGCCTCGCTGCTGGTGGGACTGGTGCTCGTCATCGACCTGGGCGTCTTCCTCTATGCCCGCATCACCAACCCGGACTTCACCGTCTCGTCGCTGGCGCTGAACCTGGTGAAGTACTGGCTGGCGGCCATCGTCTTCTCGCTGGCCTACGTGGCGCTCACCACCTTCTGCTCCAGCCTGTTCCGCAGCCCCGCGGTGAGCCTGGTGTTCAACTTCGTCCTGCTCTTCTCCTTCTGGCTGATGGACGTGGTGGGGCGGGCCTACGAGGGCCAGTTCCTCGGCTTCGCCCGCTTCGTGACGCCCTCGTACTACTCGGCCAACCTGCTCCACCCGAGGCTGAGTGAGTTCGGGATCAGCGGCCTGGCCTATGCCGGCTTCGCCCTGCTCTTCCTGGGTGGCGCCCACGCCGTCCTGCGCGCGAGGGACCTGTGA
- a CDS encoding ABC transporter ATP-binding protein, with amino-acid sequence MSEPAIELFQVSKRFGPKVAVNTVTLSVPQGQVYGLIGPNGAGKTTTFSMMCGYLYPSEGSLKVLGVNPTVPGALKGKLGALPQDAILPPGWEVGSLLGYWARLSGLAEPEREAREALDKVGLAEAWAVQTQALSHGMAKRAAMAQALMGQPPLVLLDEPTAGLDPRIAAQVRQVIRDMKGRQTVVVSSHNLQELEELCDGAAILDRGSLAQAGSMSELTSQGAEFRVQIAQGEIIPPELTQLPGVTAARMESPGVLLVRFDGQAHRPEEVISRTVAHLLQTGVLILGVSRGRSLEDRVLQIL; translated from the coding sequence GTGAGCGAGCCCGCCATCGAACTCTTCCAAGTCAGCAAGCGCTTTGGCCCCAAGGTGGCGGTCAACACCGTCACGCTCTCGGTTCCCCAGGGGCAGGTGTACGGGCTCATCGGGCCCAACGGCGCCGGCAAGACCACCACCTTCTCGATGATGTGCGGGTACCTCTACCCCTCCGAAGGCAGCCTCAAGGTGCTGGGGGTGAATCCGACGGTCCCCGGAGCCTTGAAGGGAAAGCTGGGCGCGCTGCCCCAGGACGCCATCCTGCCGCCGGGCTGGGAGGTGGGCAGCCTGCTCGGGTACTGGGCACGGCTGTCCGGGCTCGCCGAGCCCGAGCGGGAAGCACGTGAGGCGCTGGACAAGGTGGGGCTGGCGGAGGCCTGGGCCGTTCAAACCCAGGCCCTCTCGCACGGCATGGCCAAGCGGGCCGCCATGGCCCAGGCGCTGATGGGACAACCTCCCTTGGTGCTCCTCGATGAACCCACCGCCGGCCTGGACCCCCGCATCGCCGCCCAGGTGCGCCAGGTCATCCGGGACATGAAAGGCCGCCAGACGGTCGTGGTGTCCAGCCACAACCTCCAGGAGTTGGAAGAGCTGTGCGACGGGGCCGCCATCCTCGACCGGGGCTCGCTCGCGCAGGCGGGCTCCATGTCGGAGCTGACCAGCCAGGGCGCGGAGTTCCGGGTTCAGATTGCCCAGGGCGAAATCATCCCACCTGAACTCACCCAGCTTCCGGGCGTCACCGCCGCACGCATGGAGTCTCCGGGCGTGCTGCTGGTGCGCTTCGATGGCCAGGCCCACCGCCCCGAGGAGGTCATCAGCCGCACGGTGGCTCACCTCCTCCAGACGGGGGTACTCATCCTGGGCGTCTCCCGGGGCCGGAGCCTCGAGGATCGCGTTCTTCAAATTCTTTGA
- a CDS encoding sigma-54-dependent transcriptional regulator — protein MDRIAVLVVDDEESVRTFLGELLGGAGYQVRCASNGAQALEMLEGGSFDAVLLDVVMPEMSGLEVLRRYRSSGGNAPVIVLSALAGADDAVRAMKMGASDYLAKPFGNDELEDVLARALGTRAPARQAVAPGPSRQSALVQESPGEARAIISTSPAMRRARALVERIADTDVPVLLLGESGTGKEVIAREIHARSQRRSRPFIKVNCAALPGELLESELFGHERGAFTGATAEKPGKFELADQGTIFLDEIGEMAIRLQAKLLQVLQDEEFFRVGGKKSVRVDSRVVVATNRDLEKEIALGNFREDLYYRLNVVAIRLPALRERMEDVVPLTDHFLKKYGRNYIQGVSELPSEVLRAFTEYEWPGNVRELENMVRRLCALKDPSMVLDELREGRTPASAPSLPTAYAGDSGGANVRAQEPEPVRAQPAPATQVLEMPSRGGVSAQPSPASTLAELFSNPAPQIRYANPFDIPQPPPPPLTMPVAEMSLKDIGKRAAMLAEREAILAMLQRTAWNKRKAAGKLRISYKALLYKIKECGIVDPRASAEF, from the coding sequence ATGGATCGGATCGCGGTGTTGGTGGTGGACGACGAGGAGTCGGTGAGGACGTTCCTGGGCGAGCTGCTCGGGGGCGCAGGGTACCAGGTTCGCTGTGCGTCCAATGGGGCGCAGGCCTTGGAGATGTTGGAGGGCGGCTCCTTCGACGCGGTGCTTCTGGATGTGGTGATGCCGGAGATGAGCGGGCTGGAAGTGCTGCGGCGCTACCGGAGTTCGGGCGGCAACGCGCCGGTCATCGTCCTGTCGGCCCTGGCGGGTGCGGATGACGCGGTGCGGGCGATGAAGATGGGCGCCAGTGACTACCTGGCCAAGCCGTTTGGCAATGACGAGCTGGAGGACGTGCTGGCCCGTGCGCTGGGGACGCGGGCCCCCGCGCGTCAGGCCGTGGCCCCGGGCCCCTCTCGGCAGAGCGCTCTGGTGCAGGAGAGCCCGGGCGAAGCGCGCGCCATCATCTCCACGTCCCCGGCCATGCGGCGGGCCCGTGCGCTGGTGGAGCGCATCGCCGATACAGATGTGCCGGTGCTGCTCCTGGGAGAATCGGGCACGGGCAAGGAGGTGATTGCGCGGGAGATCCACGCGCGCAGTCAGCGCCGGTCCCGTCCCTTCATCAAGGTGAACTGCGCGGCGCTTCCGGGCGAGCTGCTGGAGAGCGAGCTGTTTGGCCACGAGCGGGGCGCCTTCACCGGCGCGACGGCGGAGAAGCCGGGCAAGTTCGAGCTGGCGGACCAGGGCACCATCTTCCTGGATGAGATTGGCGAGATGGCCATCCGCCTCCAGGCCAAGCTGCTCCAGGTGTTGCAGGACGAGGAGTTCTTCCGCGTGGGCGGCAAGAAGAGCGTCCGGGTGGACAGCCGCGTGGTGGTGGCCACCAACCGCGATCTGGAGAAGGAGATCGCGCTGGGCAACTTCCGCGAGGACCTCTACTACCGCCTCAACGTGGTGGCGATCCGGCTGCCCGCGCTGCGCGAGCGCATGGAGGACGTGGTGCCGCTGACGGACCACTTCCTCAAGAAGTACGGGCGCAACTACATCCAAGGAGTCTCGGAGCTCCCCTCGGAGGTGCTCCGGGCCTTCACGGAGTACGAGTGGCCGGGCAACGTGCGCGAGCTGGAGAACATGGTGCGCCGGTTGTGCGCGCTGAAGGATCCGTCGATGGTGCTGGACGAGCTTCGCGAGGGCCGTACGCCCGCGAGCGCTCCGTCCTTGCCCACCGCATACGCCGGGGATAGCGGCGGCGCGAATGTCCGCGCACAGGAGCCGGAGCCGGTTCGCGCTCAGCCCGCGCCCGCCACCCAGGTGTTGGAGATGCCCTCCCGCGGGGGGGTGTCGGCGCAGCCCAGTCCGGCGTCGACGCTCGCGGAGCTGTTCTCCAACCCGGCGCCGCAGATCCGCTACGCCAACCCGTTCGACATTCCGCAGCCGCCTCCACCTCCGCTCACCATGCCGGTGGCCGAGATGTCGCTGAAGGACATCGGCAAGCGGGCGGCGATGCTGGCCGAGCGCGAGGCCATCCTCGCCATGCTCCAGCGCACCGCGTGGAACAAGCGGAAGGCGGCGGGCAAGCTGCGCATCAGCTACAAGGCGCTGCTCTACAAGATCAAGGAGTGCGGCATCGTGGACCCGCGCGCCAGCGCGGAGTTCTGA